A section of the Prochlorococcus sp. MIT 1341 genome encodes:
- a CDS encoding YggT family protein: MSFVTPFILQGLPILHVVLGIALAIWTLTFLVRIVMTWYPQVNLSKGFWPLIGLPTEPFLALTRRIVPPIGGVDVTPVIWLGLVSLARELLVGQQGVLSQILLGK, from the coding sequence TTGAGCTTTGTGACTCCCTTCATCCTCCAAGGTCTTCCAATATTGCATGTAGTCCTTGGTATTGCCTTGGCTATTTGGACTTTGACCTTCTTAGTGAGAATTGTTATGACTTGGTATCCACAGGTCAATCTCAGTAAGGGCTTTTGGCCCTTGATTGGATTACCAACAGAGCCTTTTTTGGCTCTTACAAGAAGAATTGTTCCTCCAATTGGTGGTGTCGATGTTACGCCGGTTATTTGGTTGGGCTTAGTAAGCTTGGCTAGAGAATTATTGGTAGGGCAGCAAGGAGTCTTGTCGCAAATTTTGTTGGGGAAATAG
- a CDS encoding Ycf66 family protein, whose protein sequence is MVNASLNWASIVGIVLAVCGAGLYFMRSWKPALARDYDVFFAAIGLLCGGILFFQGWRLDPILQFGQFLLAGTTVFFGYESVRLRGIAADQARRSSYFDEDPLPASMPGRRNSEGWDESFEPYERFDEPSPVKRRFTGQGPAQSDEREEDSYRSRRTSRAAIPEEAASRIRNNRGSSQANNWSESTERSRRMSRFRGGDESLSQETFGERRNARQSQRRGSRPSANPQRNRGESFEQKTQSSTLQNENSSAMGRRRVPQGSPIRPEPEDAAFTQSRPRSVAPQNQNSDRANRGQSGSGYSKRPSPRKTPRPSKPRDNNARFDD, encoded by the coding sequence TTGGTCAATGCCAGTCTTAATTGGGCAAGCATAGTCGGCATAGTGCTGGCTGTATGTGGTGCTGGCCTTTATTTCATGCGTTCATGGAAACCAGCATTAGCACGAGATTACGATGTCTTTTTTGCTGCTATAGGTCTCCTTTGTGGTGGGATTCTATTTTTTCAAGGCTGGCGATTAGATCCTATTCTGCAATTTGGACAATTCCTTCTTGCTGGAACAACAGTCTTTTTCGGTTACGAAAGTGTTCGCCTAAGAGGCATCGCCGCAGACCAAGCCAGGAGATCTTCATATTTTGATGAAGACCCACTCCCTGCATCAATGCCTGGCAGAAGAAATTCTGAGGGTTGGGACGAATCATTTGAACCGTATGAAAGATTTGACGAGCCCAGTCCTGTCAAACGACGCTTCACTGGCCAAGGTCCTGCTCAATCTGATGAAAGAGAGGAAGATTCATACCGCTCGAGAAGAACATCACGAGCAGCCATTCCTGAAGAAGCAGCAAGCAGAATCAGGAATAACAGAGGGAGCAGTCAGGCAAACAACTGGAGTGAAAGCACTGAGCGATCTAGGCGTATGTCGAGATTCAGAGGTGGGGATGAAAGTTTAAGCCAAGAAACATTTGGAGAACGACGTAATGCAAGGCAATCTCAAAGGAGAGGGAGTCGCCCATCTGCAAACCCTCAAAGAAACCGTGGGGAGTCTTTCGAGCAAAAAACACAATCATCAACACTTCAGAACGAGAATTCCTCAGCGATGGGAAGAAGAAGAGTGCCTCAAGGGTCTCCTATCAGACCAGAACCAGAAGACGCTGCATTCACTCAAAGTAGGCCAAGATCAGTAGCACCCCAAAACCAAAACTCCGATAGAGCAAACAGAGGTCAATCTGGTAGCGGCTATTCAAAACGTCCTTCTCCAAGAAAAACACCTCGTCCCTCTAAGCCAAGGGATAACAATGCTCGCTTTGACGATTAA
- a CDS encoding ABC transporter ATP-binding protein/permease: MSISKSASISKPFQGFRQQLGKLRRLAQPYFLPVEETSAWQFLLLIFSLLTVVVGLTLFLLTVLVSGLGSFAPEFQGRFLPGVPEKVLGVWSSPAGSIITILMLGGMLCFALSRTKLRGGRWVPWVILGSILLLILVINGINVGISFVARNVENALVGYDQDGFWKVVAIYAFCLVLALPIRALQSYLVPRLGLLWRKWLSGRMLNRYMSNRAYYLLTPNDEEAEEIDNPDQRISQDTASFTSTSLSVTVEILAALLTFFSFIIVLWSISSKLALWLLIYSFGGTALVIFASRKLVALNNQQLRLEADFRYGLVHIRDNAESIAFYRGEKQEAKEAQRRLNGAIDNYNKLIVWEALISVIQRSYDYFSRFLPWLVIAPIYFARQVDFGVFGQAFIAFSQVLGSVSYIVNNIDRLAAFSASISRLEAFQGKVEEISSDLTNVDTDNGLQSESIVLKNIQLVPPQSERCLIKDLSLEVGREQKVLVVGPSGCGKTSFLRLVSGLWPPYKGEVQRPSLSELLFIPQKPYMILGTLREQLCYPQDASRFSNQHLRSVLEEVRLPEINDRYPDFDVKQDWQRLLSLGEQQRLAFARLLLNSPSFVVLDEATSALDVSTERHLYKLLSNREMAFVSVGHRPTLRDFHDTVLELDGYGGWELFPASGYNFNIDNPLQNDPIK; the protein is encoded by the coding sequence ATGTCTATATCTAAGAGTGCTTCAATTTCAAAACCTTTCCAAGGTTTTAGGCAACAGCTTGGAAAGCTGCGAAGACTTGCTCAACCCTATTTCCTTCCTGTTGAGGAGACAAGTGCTTGGCAGTTTTTGTTGCTGATATTTTCCTTGTTGACGGTTGTTGTTGGCCTGACATTATTCCTTTTGACAGTGTTAGTGTCTGGCCTCGGCTCATTTGCGCCTGAATTTCAAGGAAGATTTTTACCTGGTGTACCCGAAAAGGTTTTGGGGGTTTGGAGCAGTCCGGCGGGCTCAATTATTACTATTCTTATGCTTGGGGGCATGCTTTGCTTTGCTTTGTCCCGTACAAAATTGAGAGGCGGTAGATGGGTCCCTTGGGTAATCCTCGGGAGCATTTTGTTGCTAATTCTTGTGATCAATGGCATCAATGTAGGAATTAGCTTTGTAGCTAGAAATGTTGAAAATGCTCTTGTAGGCTATGACCAAGATGGCTTTTGGAAAGTAGTAGCCATTTATGCTTTTTGCCTTGTTCTTGCTTTACCTATTCGAGCTTTACAAAGTTATTTGGTCCCGCGTTTAGGCCTTTTATGGAGAAAGTGGTTAAGCGGCAGAATGCTTAATCGTTATATGAGTAATCGTGCATATTATTTGTTGACGCCTAATGACGAGGAAGCCGAGGAAATTGATAATCCAGACCAAAGAATCTCTCAAGATACGGCAAGTTTTACTAGTACTAGCCTAAGCGTTACTGTAGAAATATTAGCTGCATTACTCACTTTTTTTAGTTTTATTATTGTCCTTTGGAGTATTAGTTCAAAACTTGCTTTATGGCTTTTGATTTATTCGTTTGGGGGAACTGCATTAGTTATATTTGCAAGTCGAAAGCTGGTTGCACTTAACAATCAGCAGTTGAGACTTGAGGCTGATTTTCGCTATGGCTTGGTTCATATTCGGGACAATGCGGAGTCTATTGCTTTTTATAGAGGTGAAAAACAAGAAGCGAAAGAAGCTCAAAGAAGACTGAATGGTGCAATTGATAACTACAATAAATTGATTGTATGGGAGGCTCTTATTAGTGTTATCCAGCGTTCATATGATTATTTCTCAAGGTTTTTACCTTGGTTAGTGATTGCACCGATTTATTTTGCAAGACAAGTTGACTTTGGAGTTTTTGGACAGGCATTCATAGCGTTTAGTCAGGTTTTGGGATCTGTGAGTTATATAGTAAATAATATAGATCGATTAGCTGCCTTTTCTGCCTCGATTAGTAGATTAGAAGCCTTCCAAGGGAAAGTTGAGGAAATAAGCTCTGATTTGACTAATGTGGATACCGATAATGGTCTTCAGAGTGAATCAATTGTATTGAAAAACATACAGTTAGTTCCTCCTCAAAGTGAACGTTGCCTGATTAAAGATTTATCACTTGAAGTTGGGCGTGAGCAGAAGGTTTTAGTTGTAGGCCCTAGTGGTTGTGGTAAAACCTCATTTCTTAGATTGGTCAGTGGGCTTTGGCCGCCTTATAAAGGAGAAGTGCAAAGGCCTTCTCTATCAGAGCTATTATTTATACCTCAGAAGCCATATATGATTCTTGGAACTCTGAGAGAACAATTATGTTATCCCCAAGATGCCAGTCGATTTAGTAATCAACATCTGAGGTCTGTTTTAGAAGAAGTTAGATTGCCAGAAATTAATGATCGCTATCCAGATTTTGATGTTAAACAGGATTGGCAAAGATTGCTATCTCTAGGGGAACAGCAAAGGTTAGCCTTTGCAAGACTGCTTTTAAATTCCCCAAGCTTTGTAGTTCTTGATGAGGCTACCAGTGCTTTAGACGTTAGTACTGAAAGGCATTTATATAAGCTTCTTTCGAATCGTGAAATGGCATTTGTGAGTGTTGGGCATAGGCCTACACTTAGGGATTTTCACGATACCGTCTTAGAACTCGATGGTTATGGTGGTTGGGAGCTCTTCCCGGCCTCTGGCTATAACTTCAACATTGATAACCCCTTACAAAATGACCCAATCAAGTGA
- a CDS encoding photosystem II reaction center X protein — protein MTPSLINLLLSLVGAIVLLVPAASALIWVSQKDQVSR, from the coding sequence ATGACACCTTCTCTAATAAACCTCTTGCTAAGCCTAGTCGGCGCGATAGTTCTTCTTGTCCCAGCGGCTAGTGCACTGATTTGGGTAAGCCAAAAAGATCAAGTCTCAAGATAG
- the accC gene encoding acetyl-CoA carboxylase biotin carboxylase subunit → MPIGKVLIANRGEIALRILRSCRELGIGTVAVYSTVDRNALHVQLADEAVCVGDSPSNKSYLNVPNILAAATSRGVDAIHPGYGFLAENDRFAEICTDHNITFIGPSPESIRSMGDKSTAKATMQNVGVPTVPGSKGLLKSPEEAAELAKGMGYPVMIKATAGGGGRGMRLVNKPEQLENLYKAAQGEAEAAFGNSGLYMEKFIDRPRHVEVQVLADRHGNVVHLGERDCSIQRRHQKLLEESPSPALDPELRLRMGNAAVSAAKSINYEGAGTVEFLLDRNGNFYFMEMNTRIQVEHPVTEMVTGIDLIAEQLRIAGGEAISFKQSDVNLNGHAIECRINAEDSSHNFRPSPGRITGWLPPGGPGVRVDSHVYTGYEIPPFYDSLIGKVIVWGHDRETALKRMQRALNECAVTGIPTTIDFHLVLLNRDEFLKGDVHTKFVEQEMLP, encoded by the coding sequence ATGCCTATCGGCAAAGTACTCATCGCCAATCGTGGCGAAATTGCCCTAAGAATTCTCCGTAGCTGCAGAGAACTAGGGATAGGGACAGTTGCTGTTTACAGCACTGTCGATCGCAACGCCCTTCATGTCCAACTCGCAGATGAAGCTGTTTGTGTCGGAGATTCTCCTAGCAACAAGAGTTATTTAAATGTTCCCAACATTCTTGCTGCAGCGACATCTCGCGGAGTTGATGCAATACATCCCGGTTATGGGTTTCTCGCAGAAAATGATCGTTTTGCAGAAATCTGTACAGACCACAACATCACCTTTATTGGACCTTCTCCTGAATCAATTCGTTCAATGGGTGACAAGTCGACAGCAAAAGCAACTATGCAAAACGTCGGCGTTCCAACTGTTCCAGGCAGCAAAGGGTTATTAAAAAGTCCAGAAGAAGCTGCTGAATTGGCTAAAGGGATGGGATATCCCGTAATGATTAAAGCCACTGCTGGTGGGGGTGGAAGAGGAATGAGACTTGTAAACAAACCAGAACAACTTGAAAACCTTTATAAAGCTGCACAGGGCGAAGCAGAAGCTGCCTTTGGGAATTCTGGCCTATATATGGAAAAATTCATTGACCGACCAAGACACGTAGAAGTTCAGGTTCTCGCAGATAGACATGGCAACGTGGTGCATTTAGGTGAACGTGATTGCTCAATCCAAAGAAGACATCAGAAGCTTCTAGAGGAATCACCTAGTCCAGCACTTGACCCTGAACTAAGGCTTCGTATGGGCAACGCAGCTGTTTCCGCAGCTAAGAGTATTAATTACGAAGGTGCTGGCACTGTGGAATTCCTACTTGACCGCAACGGCAATTTCTATTTCATGGAAATGAATACGCGCATTCAAGTAGAGCACCCTGTCACAGAAATGGTTACTGGCATTGACCTGATCGCTGAGCAGCTCAGAATCGCTGGCGGTGAAGCAATCAGTTTCAAACAATCGGATGTAAACCTAAACGGCCATGCAATTGAATGTCGCATCAATGCTGAAGACTCGTCTCACAACTTCCGCCCTTCACCTGGTCGAATAACTGGTTGGCTTCCCCCAGGAGGTCCAGGAGTGCGAGTTGATAGTCACGTTTATACGGGTTATGAGATTCCGCCCTTTTATGACTCTCTCATTGGGAAAGTAATTGTTTGGGGTCACGATAGAGAAACAGCACTAAAGAGAATGCAACGCGCACTAAACGAATGTGCTGTTACTGGAATTCCAACAACTATTGACTTTCATCTGGTTTTACTCAATCGGGATGAATTCCTCAAAGGAGATGTGCACACTAAATTCGTTGAGCAGGAGATGCTTCCTTAA
- a CDS encoding chlorophyll a/b-binding protein: protein MTQSSDSKEHANGKEPLEDSNVEAPDSAPSATTDDIPAFGWSAYAERVNGRFAMLGLVSVLMIEVLSGQAFLHWAGFLR from the coding sequence ATGACCCAATCAAGTGATTCAAAAGAACATGCTAATGGCAAAGAACCATTGGAAGACTCAAATGTAGAGGCACCAGACTCAGCCCCAAGTGCAACAACCGACGACATTCCAGCCTTTGGATGGAGTGCCTATGCAGAAAGAGTAAATGGCCGTTTCGCAATGCTTGGTCTTGTTAGTGTTTTGATGATTGAAGTCTTGAGTGGTCAAGCTTTTCTTCATTGGGCAGGCTTTTTGCGCTGA